In Desulfovibrio sp. TomC, the sequence CCTTGAGGACCACGCCGCCAATGATGGCGGGGTCGACGGCAAAAGACAGCACCAGCTTTTTGCCGGACTGTTTCTCAAGCTTGGACTTGATCTGATCCTGGCGGGCATCGGCAAGGACAAAAGCAGTGAGCAGCTGTCCGCGCATAACGCCTTCGGCTTCGTCCAAAAGGGTCCGGTAGTAGGCGGACACTTCAAGGACGAAAGGCAGGCGTTCCTTGTCAGCCAGAAGCGACAGGAAGTTAACGACCATGGGCTTAAGGGCCAGCTTGCCGACCACCCCGGAGAGCACCGCTTTCTTCAGATCGGCGCTGATGATGGGGTTGGCGAACACCTTAAGCAGATCCGGAGACGCCTCAAGGACGGAAGCAAATGCCTCCAGATCCTTGCCGTATTCCGCCGGGGCCTTCTTGCCGGCCTTCTTGGCCAGCGCGAAGAGCGCCTTGGCGTAACGGCGCGCGACGATGTTGCCGGTCAATTGAACACCACCTTGGTTAAGTATTCATCCACAAGCTTGTCCTGGTCTTTGGCGGTCAGCTTCTTTTCCAGCGAAGCCTTGGCGGCGGCGACCACGGAATCGGCCAGCTCGGACCGAAGTTCCTGCATGGCCACCCGGGCTTCGGCTGCGGCGGCGGTAGCGGCCTGCTCTTTGATCTGGACGGCCTTGGCCTCGGCAGCGGCAACGATGGCGTCGCGAAGGGCCTCGCCCTGACGACGATACTCGTCTTCGATGCGGGCCTTCTCGGCGGCCAGATCGCTGATCGAAGCCTCGATCTCGGCCAGACGCTTGGCCGCGTCGAGCTTGCGGCTGTCGAGGTCGGCCAACTGGTTCTCAATGGCCTGGCCGCGGCCACGGAAAAACCCGACCATCTTTTTGCCGGCCAGCTTGGCAATGACGCCGAACACCAGCACGAAGTTGACCACGCGGAACAGGAAATCCTTCCAGTTCAGTTCGTGGTGGGCCTCCGCGCCCCCGGCATCGCCCGACGCATACGCCAGGGCGGCCACGCCAAGCACCAGGGCCACTGTGGCGATGAGGTGGAGCCTTTTCAGGTGGAGCCTTTTCAATTGAACCCTCCCTTTCCTTGAGAAATCCACGAAAATCTTCGGGCCTTAAGCCGCCAGCACCCTGGCCACGGCCTTGGAAGCCAACCCCGACACCTTGCCCTCAAGGGCCTTTTTCGCCGCAGCGGACTGCGACGCGATCTCCGCCTTGGCGGCCTGCAGCTTGGCGACGGCGTCAGCGCCGGCAGCGTCGAGCAGTTCCTTTTCCTTGGCCTGCCCCTCGGCCTTCATGGCCATACGGCCGGCCGTGGCGGCCACCCGGGCAGCGTCCAGAGCCGACTCGTAGTCTTTGAGCTTGGTGTTGGCCGTGGCAGTGAAGGATTCAATGCCGTCCATCTGGGAGGCCATGAATTCAGCCCGCTTTTTGAGCACCCGGCGAATGGGTCCGATGAGAATGACATTGAGCAGGAACAGGATGAGCACAAAATTGACGAGTTGGACAAAAAACGTTGCGTTTAAGTCAATCATCGTCGCCCTCCGGGAGGTTGTGAAAATTTTTGCAAAGTCAGCAAGCGGCTGTAGCCGATTTGAGCCGGCCTGTCCAGCCCTTTTTGACAAAAATCGTACTGCCCCAAAGCCCTTGAATCCGCTCTACGACTCACTATCCGGGGTTTGTGAAGGTTCGGTCAAACTCCCCGCCGTCAAGGCGACCGGGGCCGCTTCCCCCGCTATCGCATCGCCCATGGACACCGTCCCGTCCAGACAGCCCCCCTCGTTGACCGACAGCACCGGTGTGCGCACCCTTCCGGCCAGCCGGCCCCGGGCGTGGATGGTCACCGAGGACGCAGCCGTCACCTCGGCCGACACCGACCCGTCGCACACCAAATGCCCCACCGCGACCCGGCCTTGGACCCGGGCCTCGCGGCCGACGACAAGGGTTCCCGACGAAACGATCTCGCCCTCAAATTCGCCGTCAATGCGCACCACCCCAGCAAAGGTCAGCCGTCCGACAAAGGACGTGCCGGCCCCCAGGAAGGCGTTGATGTCGTGCTTGCCCACAAAGCCCTCCGACCGCCGGGAAACGTGTCGCCCCGGGGGTCGCAAGACTCGGCCACGCTAGCTTTTCTTGAAAAGAAAGCGCCGCATCGAGACGTTGACGACGATGCCCACAAGGGTGAAATTCACGATGGTGGCGCTCCCCCCGTAGCTGATAAACGGCAGGGGGATGCCAACGACCGGCATGATGCCGAGCACCATACCCATATTGATGAGGATTTGCCAGAAGAAATAGAAGAATACGCCCGCCGCCAGGTAACTGCCAAAACGGTCTTTGGCATTTTTGGCCGTTGCGTAAAACTGAAGCAAAAACAGACAGAAAAGCGTCAGCAGCAAAATGCCGCCGATAAATCCCCACTCCTCGGCAAACACGGCCACGGCAAAGTCGGTGTGCTTTTCCGGCAGGTAGCGCAACTGGCTCTGGGTCCCCTCCAGAAAGCCCTTGCCCCACATTTGTCCGGAACCAATGGCGATCTGGGACTGGATGATGTGGTAGCCGGCCCCGAGCGGATCGCGCTGGGGATCAAACAGGGTCAGGATGCGCCCCTGCTGGTAGGGTTTGAGAAAAAACCAGCCGCACGGGACGAGGATGGGGCCGGCAATGGCCAGGGTCTTGAAAACCGGCGCGGTCAGCCCCCGGTAGAGGATCAGCCCGCACACGAGCAGCAGCACGTTAAGCCCCGTCCCCAGGTCCGGCTCGACGATGATGAGCAGGGCCACCGGCAGCGACACGGCCAGGATGGCGGCCAGATCCAGCCAGCCCATCCGCTCGGACCGCTTGGACAGGATCTTGGCCGTCAGCAGCAGCATGGCGATTTTGGCGATCTCGCTTGGCTGGAAGGAATAGCCGCCGATGGGCAGCCAGCGTTTGGCTCCGGCCACGGTCTTGCCAAAAAGCAGGACCAGCACCAGCATGACGGCCATGGCGATGAAAAGCGGCCAGGCGATGGTCCCCAGGTGCTTGTAGTCAAAGAGCACCATGGCCAGCATACAGCCCAGTCCGGCCAGCCCCCAGATGAGCTGGCGGTTGTAGAACGGCTGCATGGCCAGCTCGTCGCCCATGCGAAAGCCGCTGGCCGAATAGAGGTTGAGCACTCCCACGCCGAATAAAAGCGCTGTCAGGCCGAGCAGCGGCCAGTTCACGCACTGGATGAGACGTCTGTCAAAAGGCATGGCTTCCCCGGTTGCGGATCGGTTGGGGCTAATCCCCGGCGTCGACCGGATCGACGGCCGGCACTGCCGGCGCAGCCGTCCGCGGCCCCCGGGCCGGAGCTGGCCCGAAAAGCTGTTCGTAGACCTTGCGCACGATGGGTCCGCTGACCTCGCCGCCATGGCCGCCGTGTTCCACCAGACAGACCACGACGTAGGTTTTGCCGTCTTTTCGGCCCCAGCTGGCGACCCAGGCATGGTCGCGCTGCTCGTAGGGCATCTGGTTGGCCTTGCGCCGGACATCGGCGTTGATGAGCTTGACCACCTGGGCCGTGCCGGTCTTGGCCCCGGTGACCACATCGGAACGCAACAGCGACTTGCCTGTGCCTTGCTCGACGGTGGTCACCATGGCGTCGAGGATGATCTGACGGTCCGAGTCCTTGACCGGCAACTCGGCATCCACCTGGGGGGGCTCGGTCTCCACCAGCTCCGGCTTCATGAGCTTGCCGCCGCCGACCAGGGCCGAAAGATAGCGGGCAATCTGCAGGGGCGAGGCCAGCACATAGCCCTGGCCGATGGAGGCGATGACTGTTTCGCCCTTGGACCAGGCCGCCCCGAAACGCTTGCGTTTCCATTCCTTGGACGGGATCAGTCCGGCCTTTTCATGGGGCAGTTCGATGCCGGTGCGCACCCCGAACCCGCTGGCCGTGGCGTAGTCGTGCAGGCGGTCGATGCCCATGCGGTCGCCGAGCTTGTAAAAATAGATGTCGCAGGAATGCACCAACGCCCCGCGCAGATCCAGGGCGCCGTGCCCGCCCTTTTTCCAGTCGTGGAAATCCCGGTTGCCGACCTTGTAGACGCCCGGGCAGGCGACGATGTCGCCGGGCTTGATCAATCCTTCGGACAGGCCGGCTGCGGCCATGAGGAGCTTGAAGACCGACCCCGGCGGATAGACGCCCTGGGTCACCCGGTTCTGGATGGGATGGCGGGGATTGTCGCGCAGCTCCCGCCACTTCTCGGCCGGCACGCCCAGCACGAACATGTTGTTGTCAAAGCTTGGTTCGCTGACCATGGCCAGCAGTTTGCCCGTCTCCGGCTCCATGACCACGATGGCCCCGGCCTGGCCTTCGAGCAGTTTGGAGCATTCGCGCTGCAGGTTGGTGTCGATGGACAGCTTGAGGTCCTTGCCGGCCTGGGGCGGCTCCAGGATGAACTCGTTGTGCTGCCGGCCAAAGGCGTCCACCTCGACCTGCTTGCGGCCCTTGGCCCCCCGCAGTTCATCTTCGTGGGTCAGTTCAAGACCCTGCTTGCCCACCGAATCGCCAAGCGAGAGTTGGGGGTTTTTCTCCAGCTCGTCCTCGTTGGCTTCGGCCACGTACCCCAGCACATGGGACATGAGCGCGCCGGTTGGATACGAGCGTTTCTGGCGGATGACGATCTCCAGGCCCGGATAGAGGATGGAATTGGCTTCGACCCGAGCCAGGGCCTCGAAGGGCAGATCCGTGATCAGGATCAATGGTTCGAACGGTTTGACCCGTTTCTTGCCGCGTTTGAGCGTCTCGGCCAGGACATGCTTGTCCACGCCCGTCCACTCCGACACCTTGGCCAGGGTGGCGTCCACGTCCTCGCAGTCCTCGCGCACCAGGCCCAGGGCAAAGGAGGGTTCGCTCACCGCCAGGGGCACGCCGTTCTTGTCGACAATGCGGCCCCGGGCCGAGCCGATGAGCACTTGGCGCAGCTGGTTGTCCCGGGCCAAATCGGCGAATTTGCCGCCCTTGTGGACCTGCAGATACCACAGGCGCAGGGTGAACAGACAAAAAAGCCCCAGCACCAGGGCCTGGAGCAGAATCAGGCCGGAACGCGGGCCGTGTTGTTGCGGAGCTTCGGTTTCAAGCCGCATGGCGATTGTCCGGGAGATAATGGTGAATCAGGTAGAGCAGCCCCCACTCGATGGGAAAAATAAGGGTCTGCTGAGCGCACTCCACAAGCAGTCGGTCCATGGGCAGCGACCAGTCCTGCAGCAGGGCCATGATGTTTATGAGCAGAAAATGCATGGAGCCAAGGCTTGCCCCCAGGATGAACATGAAGAGAAAATTGCGGGCCTCAAAAAGCCAATGCCCGAAAAAATAAATCCCGGCCAACGCGCCGTACCACAAAATGCCGGCCCCGAAGGGCATGGAACCGGTGCCTTCGTGGATAAAGAGCCAGATAAAGGCCAGCCAGACCGACACGGGCCAGCGCTCTTCCTGCATGGCCAGGATAAGGCCGGGGGCCAGGAAGTCCACCCCGGGCACGAGGTTTTGCAGCCACACCCCGCCGAAGGTCACGCACACCCAAAAGACAATGTGGGCCGGTCTCATTGCCCTGTGGTCCGGACCGTCTTGCGGTGTTTCTTCTCGGCGTCGGGTTTGGCGGCGTCGCGTTTTTTGGCGGCCTCGGCGGGCTTGGCCGCCGCCGGAGCCGGCTGGGGAGCCGGCGTCGGGACAGCCGCCGGAGGCGGGGGCAGCGGCGCGCCCTGCCCCGGGGCCGGGGGAATGGCCGCCGGGCTTTTGAGTCCCTTGGCAGGCTTGGCCAGGGGGGCCTGGGGCGTGACCACCGGCGAGACCGGCTGGGCCGGGGCCGGCGCGGCCCCGCCTGGCGTCTGGAGGTCGGTGGTGCGAAAGAGCAGCCCCACTTCTTCAAGCTGGCGCGGCGAAAAGAGCGGCTGGGCGTGGATGAGCTGGAACAGCGACGACCCCGACCGGCCAATGCTCGTCACCCGGGCGATGGGCAGGCCCTTGGGGAAAATTTCCTCCAGCCCCGAAGTGACCAGGATCTCCCCTTCTTCGATGGGCGCTCCCTGCGGCACGTACTGCAGGGTCAATTCCTTGGACGGGCCTTCGCCCTTGACCAGGCCCTGGGTGCGGTTTTTCTGGGAAACGACCGGGATGTGGCTGTTGGGGTCGGTGATGAGCAGGATGGTGGCCGCGGTGGGGGAAATGCGCAACACCCGGCCGACCACCCCGTCCGGGGAGACCACCGGGGCGTTGACGGTCACGCCGTGGGCGCTGCCTTTGTCGATGAGAAACGTCTCCAGGGCGGCATTCGGCCCCAGACGATGGGAAATAATACGAGCCCCCAGGCGTGTCCAATCGACGGGCGGCGTCAAGGACAACAACTGGCGCAGGCGCACCACTTCCGAGGCATTTTCACGCAGCCCGGAAAGCTCCAATTTCGCGGCATCAAGCTCCAGACGCAGCTGGTCGTTCTGCTGCCGGATGCCCACGAAATACAGATAGCGGGTCCAAAACGACGAGACCTGTTCGTTCACCCATTTGCCCGGGGCCAAAACCCACCTGGCGAACTCCAGTCCGGTATGGCTCGCCAAGGTATCGACGTAGCCTGTCCGGATGTTCCAGGTGAAAAGGCCCAGGTAGAGAAAAAGGACGACGAGCAGGCCGATCGCGATCCGCTGGGGAGAAGGTTTAATCTATCGTGACCTCTTTTAACACGTCCAGGTTGTCCAGAGCCCGACCGGACCCGAGGACCACCGTCGAAAGCGGGTCATCAACAACCGTGATGGGCAGCGAGGTCTCCTCGCGCAACAGCTGGTCAAGGCCGCGCAGGAGTGCGCCGCCGCCGGTCAGGACAATGCCCCGGTCCACAATGTCGGCGGCCAGTTCCGGGGGCGTCTGTTCCAGGGCGATACGCACGGCCTGGACAATGCTTTCCACCTGCTCGGAGATGGATTTCTGCACTTCCTCGGCGGTGATGGTGATGTTTTGCGGAATGCCCGTGACCAGATCGCGGCCCTTGACTTCCATCTCCCCCTGGCTGGTGGAGTGGTGGGCCGAGCCGACCTGGATCTTGATCTGTTCGGCCGTGGATTCGCCGATCAGCATATTGTACTTGCGTTTGACGTACTGCATGATGGCTTCGTCCATCTTGTCGCCGCCAACGCGCACCGACTTGGAATAGACCACGCCGGACAGGGAGATGACCGCCACCTCGGTGGTGCCGCCGCCGATATCCACCACCATGTTGGAGGTCGGTTCGGTGATGGGCAAATTGGCCCCGATGGCCGCAGCCATGGGTTCCTCGATGAGGTAGACCTCACGCGCGCCGGCGCTCTGGGCCGATTCCTTGACCGCGCGCTTTTCCACCTGGGTGATGCCGGTCGGCACGCAAATGATGATCCGGGGCCGCACCAGCCGCCGGGAGTTATGCACTTTGGAAATAAAATGGCGCAACATGGCCTCGGTCACCTCGAAGTCGGCAATAACGCCGTCCTTCATGGGCCGTATGGCCACAATGTTGCCAGGGGTGCGGCCGAGCATACGCTTGGCTTCCAGGCCAACGGCCAGCACCTTGTTGCCGCCCCGGGGGTCTTTTTTGACCGCCACCACAGACGGCTCGGACAGGACAATACCCTTGCCCTTGACGAACACCAATGTGTTGGCCGTCCCCAGATCGATCGCCAGATCGTTGGAGAAAAGCCCCAATATCCTATTCAAAAAACTGGACATACCGCCTCGCTTGCCGCAAAATCGGCGCATACTCTCGCAGACGCGTTGTGTTTGCCGATTCGTCCCGCATTGTCAACGGTTGATTTGACACCCCGGAAAACCTGCCATGCCGCCCCGCGTCAGAACACTTTCCCAGGCCTTCCGAGCCATATTCGGCCGTCGGGCCAAAAAGATTCCGCTTGATGCCGGGAGTTCCTGTCCCAACCGGGACGGGGCACTGTCCCAAAACGGCTGTCTGTTTTGTAACGCGGCCGGATCGGGGACGGGATTGCACCTTAAAGGCTTCGGCCTCCGGGCGCAATGGGCTGTGCTGTCCCAACCGGCCAGAAGACGCAATGAGGCCCTTTTGGCCTACCTCCAGTCCTTCTCCAACACCTACGGACCGCCCGAACGCCTGGCCGCGCTCCTGGCCGAAATGGCCCAACTCCCTGACATTGAAGGGATTTGCCTGGGGACCCGGCCAGACTGCTTAAATAATAAAAAAATAAAGCTCCTGGCCGCCGCGCCGGTCGCCCACGTCCGCCTGGAACTGGGCCTGCAATCGGCCAACGACGCCACGCTCACCCGCATCAACCGGGGCCATACCGCCGCCGACTTCGCCCGGGCCACGATCGACGCCGCCGCCGCCGGCCTGTCCGTCACCGCCCACGTCATGGCCGGATTGCCCGGCGAGTCCGTGGCCGATTTCCTGGCCACCGTCGATTTCGTCGCCGCCCTGCCCATTGCCGGCGTCAAACTCCACAACACCCTGGTCGTGGCCGGCTCGCCCCTGGCCGCCCTCTACGCCGCCGGCGGCTACGTCCCCATGGCCCGGGAAGACTATGTTACGGCCGTCTGCCGGGCCATCGCCCGCCTGCCCGTCCAGGTCGCCATCGAACGCCAGAACGCCGACCCCGCCCCCGGCGAACTCCTCGCCCCGGCCTGGGCCGCCGACAAACAGGGAATCTTGCGCGATATTGCCGAGCGCCTGGAGCGTGAGGATATTTGGCAGGGGATGGAGAGGAAGACGGGGAAATGCCTCCGGCGGCCGGGGGGGATAATCCCCCCCGGACCCCCTTGATGGGAAACCTTGTTGGCGTTGGCTGACAATCTGCAATGAGCAATTTCACCTGGAACCGCAGCAAGCAATCGGCACCACAACAAGGCAACACCCATGCGACACGCCACCCTGCTCCTTACCCTTTTCCTGCTGGCCGTCCCGGCCGCCCAGGCCGGCGACGCGCCAGCCCTGGTCGAACGCCCGGACTGGCAGGCCCACTTCGCTGCCGCCGGCGTCGCCGGAACCATGGCGCTCCAAAAAGACGGCGCGCCTGAAATCCTGGTCTACGACGCCAAACGCGCCGCCACGCCCTTCCTTCCCGCCTCCACCTTCAAGATCCTCAATTCGCTCATCGCCCTGGAAACCGGCGTCGTCTCCGGACCGGAAGAAGTCTTTCCCTACGACGGCCAGCCCCGGTTTCTGCCAGCCTGGAACGCCGACCTGACCCTGCGCCAAGCCTTTGCCCTGTCCTGCGTGCCGATCTACCAGGACATCGCCCGGCGCATCGGTCCCGAGCGCATGGCCTGGTACGTGGTCGCCTGCAACTACGGCAATGCCTCAATTGCCGGCGGCATCGACCAGTTCTGGTTAAGCGGCGGGCTGCGCATCTCGGCCCTTGAGCAAATCGAGTTCCTCAAACGGCTCCACCATCGCCAGCTCCCCTTTGGCAACGCCGCCATCGACGCCGTCCTTGACATCATGATCGTCGGGCAAACCGGCCAGACTACCCTTCGGGCCAAGACCGGCCTGACCGCCCGCATCCAGCCCGGCACAGCCTGGTACGTCGGCCTGGTCAACCGCGGCCCGGACACCTGGTACTTCGCCCTGAACCTCGCCGTCCCCCACCCCGACGCCGCCGCCCCGCTAGCCGCCCGCAAAGACGTGGCCATGGCCATTTTGCGTGGCGAGGGGATCATGCAATGAAATAGAGATGCTGGGAGGGGGTCACCCCCTCCCAGACCCTCCCGTCCTGGGGCGTCGTTTGGGGCCGGACGAAGCGTCCGGCCCTAAAAGCCGCCCCAAGCCAGGTGGATCCGGGAAGATGGCAAGGCGGGATAAAATATCGTACAAGCACCCCAACGATCCCCCATTGCGGGGTCCGGGGGAATCATTCCCCCGGTGGGGTCCGGGGCAAAGCCCCGGCCGCCGGAGGCGCACACCATGTCCACATCCACTTCCACCATTGAGACCTGTCTGGCCGGGCCGTTGGCCCTGGAAATCGTTTGGAATGGCGACACGGTTGCGGGGCTGAAGCTGTCCTGGGCCGAGGGTAAGAGCCTGGAGCTGCGCACCCCGGCCGGCGAGGCCGTGCAGGCGGCGCTGGCCCGGTATGTGGCCGGCGAAGGCTGCCACTGGCCGGAGCTGCCCTATGCCTGGGACGGGACGACGGAATTTACGCGGCAGGTGCTGACGGAACTGGCCAAGGTGCCGGCCGGGCAGAAGGTCAGCTACGGATGGCTGGCCGCCCGGGTCGGACGCCCCAAAGCAGCCCGGGCCATCGGCCGGGTCATGGCCAACAACCGGTTTCCGCTGATCTTCCCCTGCCACCGGGTGGTCGGAACCAGCGGCGCGCTCACCGGCTTCGGGCCGGGCATCGACATGAAACAATATCTGCTGGAACTCGAAGGGGCGGCCTGAACCATAAAAAATACGGTAGTATTTTTTATAAAAAACGCTGGTTTTCAGGCTGTTGGCATGCGGACTTGTCGTTTTCCCTTGCGCGGATGCGGCACGCGGCCAAAGACCGGGCGCTGCCCGGACCCGCCGGGGCTACTCACCCCCGGACCCCTGCAAAGGGGAAGAGAGACGGGTGATAAGGATAGGATTTTTCTATGTTTACGGGACTGGTTATGGGGTTGGGCCGGATTGCGGCCGTTGAGGCGCGCGGCGATGAGACGCGGTTTCGCATCAAGGCGCTCTTTGCGCTGGACAACATTGTTTTGGGCGAATCCATTGCCGTCAATGGCACCTGCCTGACCGTGGAGACGGCCGGCCAACGGGAATTTACCGCCTATGCCTCGGGCGAGACGCTGTCGTGCTCCAATCTGGGCGCTCTGAAAATTGGCGGCACGGTCAATCTGGAGCGCGCCCTGGCCCTTGGCGACCGTCTGGGCGGGCATCTGGTGTCCGGCCACGTCGATTGTCTGGCCGAAGTGGAATCCGTGACCCCGGCTGGCCAGTCCGTTCAATACAAAATTACGTTTCCCGAAGAAAATTCGATGTTCGTGGTCCCCAAAGGGTCCGTGGCCCTGGACGGCATTAGCCTCACGGTCAACGAGTGCGGCGACGGTTTTTTAACCGTCAACATCATCCCGTCCACCCAGGGAGCCACGACCATTGCCGGCTGGAAGCCCGGCGTCGTGGTCAACCTGGAGACGGACATGCTCGGCAAGTACGTGCTGCGCATGCTTGGGCCGTGGAAGGACGCCAAGAACGGCAAAGCGTCGAAGATTTCCGAGGCGTTTTTGCGGGAGCACGGATTTTAGCGGGCGCGTCGCCACGCCGGTTCTGACCGAGAGGGGAATGCCATGAAAATGTTGTTTCTCGCCTTTTTTCTTGCGGCAGCGTTGAATTCGGGTCTGGCCTTCGCCCAAACGCCCGCAGACCAAGACAATGCGGCCCTGGCTGCGGCCACCAAATGGTTGGCCCTGTGCGATGCCGGCCGCTATCCTGAAAGCTGGCAGAACGCTTCGAGCTTTTTTCGCGGCGCCGTTGCCGAAAAAGACTGGGACGCCGCCCTGGCCGGCGTCCGCACGCCCCTGGGCGCGGCGACCTCCCGGACCGTGAAGTCGGCCAAGAGCGCAACCTCGCTGCCCGGCGCTCCGGACGGCAACTATGTGGTGATGACCTTCGACACGGTCTTTGCCAACAAGAAAGCCGCCGTCGAAACCGTGACCTTCATGCAGGACAAGGACGGCTCCTGGCGCGCCGCCGGCTATTTTATCCGCTAACGCGCGCTCGGCGCGACCGGGCCGGGCGATCACCCCCGCATCGCCCGCCTTGGGACGTTTGAGTACGAGGATTTCGCCCATGCCCATCGACTACCGCAGCGTGTGCCTTTTTGTGGCCGATATGGACCGCGCCCGGCTTTTTTACGAAGAAGTGCTCGGCCAGAGTCCGGTCCATGTGCTGGCCGGCTATGTCGCCTATCCGCACTTCTGCCTGTGGGCCACGGCCACGGCCCGGCGCATCGTTTTCGACGAGGACGCCGCCGCCCCGCACGGTCCCATGGGCCGCGACAATCTGGAGCTCTATTTCGAGGACGCCGCCATCGAAGACGCCTTTGAGCGCGTCATGACCCGGGCCGAAGTCATCCATCCCTTGAAAAAGGCCCCCTGGGGCCAGCGCGCCTTTCGCCTGCGCGACCCGGACGGCCATATCGTCGAGGTGGCCGAACCCATGGACGCCGTCATTTTGCGCCTCCATGACACCGGCCTTGGCCCGGTGGAGATCGCCGGGGCCACCATGATGCCCGAGGGATTTGTCCGCATGGTGCTGGGCGGCTGAGTCTGCCGACGTTTTCTCCTGCTATTTCCGACTGCTTGCCTTGCCAGCGTCCCTGAAGTAGATTGCCTCCCCTTTGCCCCGGCCCAAACCGGGTCTTTGGTCTTTCCCCCATGGAGCCGGTCGCCCCAGGCCGGCCCAAACGAGGTATACGCAAGATGCACATCACCCCCATCGATGAAGCCATCGAGGAAATCCGCGCCGGCCGGATGATCATCCTCGTCGACGACGAAGACCGCGAAAACGAAGGCGACCTCACCGTTGCCGCCGAAAAGGTCACCCCGGAACTCATCAATTTCATGGCCACCCACGGCCGGGGCCTCATCTGCCTGTCGCTGGCCC encodes:
- a CDS encoding penicillin-binding transpeptidase domain-containing protein, producing the protein MRHATLLLTLFLLAVPAAQAGDAPALVERPDWQAHFAAAGVAGTMALQKDGAPEILVYDAKRAATPFLPASTFKILNSLIALETGVVSGPEEVFPYDGQPRFLPAWNADLTLRQAFALSCVPIYQDIARRIGPERMAWYVVACNYGNASIAGGIDQFWLSGGLRISALEQIEFLKRLHHRQLPFGNAAIDAVLDIMIVGQTGQTTLRAKTGLTARIQPGTAWYVGLVNRGPDTWYFALNLAVPHPDAAAPLAARKDVAMAILRGEGIMQ
- a CDS encoding methylated-DNA--[protein]-cysteine S-methyltransferase, yielding MSTSTSTIETCLAGPLALEIVWNGDTVAGLKLSWAEGKSLELRTPAGEAVQAALARYVAGEGCHWPELPYAWDGTTEFTRQVLTELAKVPAGQKVSYGWLAARVGRPKAARAIGRVMANNRFPLIFPCHRVVGTSGALTGFGPGIDMKQYLLELEGAA
- a CDS encoding riboflavin synthase — its product is MFTGLVMGLGRIAAVEARGDETRFRIKALFALDNIVLGESIAVNGTCLTVETAGQREFTAYASGETLSCSNLGALKIGGTVNLERALALGDRLGGHLVSGHVDCLAEVESVTPAGQSVQYKITFPEENSMFVVPKGSVALDGISLTVNECGDGFLTVNIIPSTQGATTIAGWKPGVVVNLETDMLGKYVLRMLGPWKDAKNGKASKISEAFLREHGF
- a CDS encoding DUF4019 domain-containing protein → MKMLFLAFFLAAALNSGLAFAQTPADQDNAALAAATKWLALCDAGRYPESWQNASSFFRGAVAEKDWDAALAGVRTPLGAATSRTVKSAKSATSLPGAPDGNYVVMTFDTVFANKKAAVETVTFMQDKDGSWRAAGYFIR
- a CDS encoding VOC family protein, which encodes MPIDYRSVCLFVADMDRARLFYEEVLGQSPVHVLAGYVAYPHFCLWATATARRIVFDEDAAAPHGPMGRDNLELYFEDAAIEDAFERVMTRAEVIHPLKKAPWGQRAFRLRDPDGHIVEVAEPMDAVILRLHDTGLGPVEIAGATMMPEGFVRMVLGG